The following are encoded in a window of Actinomyces oris genomic DNA:
- the gyrB gene encoding DNA topoisomerase (ATP-hydrolyzing) subunit B, translated as MSDQDATVNHDYGASDITVLEGLEAVRKRPGMYIGSTGERGLHHLVYEVVDNSVDEALAGYCDHIEVTILADGGVRVSDNGRGIPVDEHPTEHKPTVEVVMTILHAGGKFGGGGYAVSGGLHGVGISVVNALSTRVDTEVRRQGFVWRMSFADGGRPITELVKGEATDSTGTTQTFYPDPTIFETVDFDYETLRRRFQQMAFLNKGLRITLTDERLGVQDAGDEIAGDDSAPDAPEVGFRTDSYCYEHGLRDYVAFLNKSKKAELIHPEIIDFEAEQSLGENHSISLEIAMQWTSAYSESVHTYANTINTTEGGTHEEGFRTALTTLVNKYARDKGLLKERDDNLTGDDIREGLTAVISVKLSEPQFEGQTKTKLGNTEARTFVQQTVYAQLGDWLDSHPGDARAIITKASQAAAARLAARKAREATRRKGVLESASMPGKLRDCSSKNAADSEIFIVEGDSAGGSAVGGRDPEHQAIMPIRGKILNVEKARLDRALSSDTIRSLITAFGTGIGEDFDIAKLRYGKIVIMADADVDGQHIATLLLTLLFRYMRPLIEHGHTYIAMPPLYRLKWSNAEHEFAYSDAERDKLLAAGQEKGRRLPKDGGIQRYKGLGEMNDHELWETTMDPTTRILKQVTLDEAADADETFAILMGDDVEQRRSFIQRNASDVRFLDI; from the coding sequence GTGTCTGACCAGGACGCCACTGTGAATCACGATTACGGAGCCTCGGACATCACCGTCCTCGAAGGGCTCGAAGCGGTCCGGAAGCGCCCCGGCATGTACATCGGTTCCACCGGTGAGCGGGGTCTGCACCACCTCGTCTACGAGGTCGTCGACAACTCCGTCGACGAGGCCCTGGCCGGCTACTGCGACCACATCGAGGTCACCATCCTGGCCGACGGCGGCGTGCGCGTCAGCGACAACGGCCGCGGCATCCCGGTCGACGAGCACCCTACCGAGCACAAACCCACCGTCGAGGTCGTCATGACGATTCTGCACGCCGGAGGCAAGTTCGGGGGCGGTGGCTACGCCGTCTCCGGCGGTCTGCACGGCGTGGGCATCTCCGTGGTCAACGCCCTGTCCACCCGGGTGGACACCGAGGTCCGCCGACAGGGCTTCGTGTGGCGCATGTCCTTCGCCGACGGTGGGCGTCCCATCACCGAGCTCGTCAAGGGCGAGGCCACCGACTCCACCGGCACCACCCAGACCTTCTACCCGGACCCGACCATCTTCGAGACGGTCGACTTCGACTATGAGACGCTGCGCCGTCGCTTCCAGCAGATGGCCTTCCTCAACAAGGGCCTGCGCATCACCCTGACCGACGAGCGCCTCGGCGTCCAGGACGCCGGCGACGAGATCGCCGGGGACGACTCCGCCCCCGACGCCCCCGAGGTCGGCTTCCGCACCGACTCCTACTGCTATGAGCACGGCCTGCGCGACTACGTCGCCTTCCTCAACAAGTCCAAGAAGGCCGAGCTCATCCACCCCGAGATCATCGACTTCGAGGCCGAGCAGTCCCTGGGCGAGAACCACTCCATCAGCCTGGAGATCGCCATGCAGTGGACCAGCGCCTACTCGGAGTCGGTCCACACCTACGCCAACACGATCAACACCACCGAGGGCGGCACCCACGAGGAGGGCTTCCGCACGGCTCTGACCACCCTGGTCAACAAGTACGCCCGGGACAAGGGCCTGCTCAAGGAGCGCGACGACAACCTCACCGGTGACGACATCCGTGAGGGGCTGACCGCTGTCATCTCCGTCAAGCTCTCCGAGCCGCAGTTCGAGGGCCAGACCAAGACCAAGCTCGGCAACACCGAGGCGCGCACCTTCGTCCAGCAGACGGTCTACGCCCAGCTCGGCGACTGGCTGGACTCCCACCCCGGTGACGCCCGCGCCATCATCACCAAGGCCTCCCAGGCCGCCGCCGCGCGCCTGGCCGCCCGCAAGGCCCGTGAGGCCACCCGCCGCAAGGGCGTCCTGGAGTCCGCCTCCATGCCCGGCAAGCTGCGCGACTGCTCCTCGAAGAACGCCGCGGACTCCGAGATCTTCATCGTCGAGGGAGACTCCGCCGGTGGCTCCGCCGTCGGCGGCCGCGACCCCGAGCACCAGGCGATCATGCCGATCCGCGGCAAGATCCTCAACGTGGAGAAGGCGCGCCTGGACCGGGCCCTGTCCTCCGACACGATCCGCAGCCTCATCACCGCCTTCGGCACCGGAATCGGCGAGGACTTCGACATCGCCAAGCTGCGCTACGGCAAGATCGTCATCATGGCTGACGCCGACGTCGACGGCCAGCACATCGCCACCCTCCTGCTGACCCTCCTGTTCCGCTACATGCGGCCCCTCATCGAGCACGGCCACACCTACATCGCCATGCCGCCGCTCTACCGGCTCAAGTGGTCCAACGCCGAGCACGAGTTCGCCTACTCCGACGCCGAGCGCGACAAGCTCCTGGCCGCCGGACAGGAGAAGGGCCGCCGCCTCCCCAAGGACGGCGGAATCCAGCGCTACAAGGGTCTGG
- a CDS encoding DciA family protein translates to MAEPSAPTGDGPLPDVLAQRALTRQRAQAWEKGDSRVPVRRLREPAGGSGGKDAQPAAPWDQRRELARALGQNPDDPADRGPGLARGRDRPGPTPFDPRTGKRELRRMVADNGWAGKLAVAGVVARWRAIVGDQVAEHCTIESFDAGRITLRASSSSWAQQLRLLQPTIEARIVEALRSGPGGRQAGGISTGDAVELRILGPAGPTWKRRGVGLRGTRGPRDTYG, encoded by the coding sequence GTGGCTGAGCCCTCCGCGCCCACCGGCGATGGCCCACTGCCCGACGTCCTGGCCCAGCGGGCCCTGACCCGCCAGCGCGCCCAGGCCTGGGAGAAGGGCGACAGCCGCGTCCCCGTCCGCCGGCTGCGCGAGCCGGCCGGCGGTTCCGGGGGCAAGGACGCACAGCCGGCAGCGCCCTGGGACCAACGCCGCGAGCTGGCCCGGGCCCTGGGACAGAACCCCGACGACCCGGCCGACCGCGGCCCCGGACTGGCGCGGGGACGCGACCGGCCCGGCCCCACCCCCTTCGACCCCCGCACCGGGAAGCGCGAGCTGCGCCGCATGGTGGCCGACAACGGCTGGGCCGGAAAGCTCGCGGTGGCCGGCGTCGTCGCCCGGTGGCGGGCCATCGTGGGCGATCAGGTCGCCGAGCACTGCACCATCGAGTCCTTCGACGCCGGTCGCATCACCCTGCGCGCCTCGTCCTCGAGCTGGGCCCAGCAACTGCGGCTCCTCCAGCCCACCATCGAGGCCAGGATCGTCGAGGCCCTGCGCTCGGGGCCCGGCGGCCGCCAGGCCGGAGGGATCAGCACCGGCGACGCGGTGGAGCTGCGGATCCTGGGGCCGGCCGGCCCGACCTGGAAGCGCCGCGGAGTCGGCCTGCGCGGCACCCGCGGTCCGCGCGATACCTACGGGTAG